Sequence from the Sinorhizobium meliloti genome:
CTTTACACCAGTGAAGATTTCAGTACGGGTCCCCCCGTCGACAAGGAGGGTACGGTATGCTTTTTCGGTAGCGTCCCATCCTCCCAAGCCGACGCCCACGGTCGCGCCGAACCGAAGGGCATTTCCTTCATTGCAGGAAAGCCCGGCCTGGCGCATGGCTTCGTGCGCTGCAATCACGGCAAGCACGCTAATGCGATCCATCGATACGAGCTGCTTGCGGTCGATGTTGTGGTCAGGCAGCGCCTTGATCTCAGCGCCCACTATGCCCTTCATGCCGTGAAGCTCTGTATTGAGAAGCGGCCCGATGGCGGAGCGGCCTTCGCGCATCCATTTCCAGATGGAGGTGGTGTCGGTGCCCAGTCCGCATAGGCCGCCCATTCCGGTGATGACAACGCGCCTGTCCATTCAAGCCCCCTTAGTGAGCAAGCCTCGGATGGCTCCCACTATGTCGCCGACGTTCTGGAGATCCGACCACGCCTCGGCCGTGTTCATCTCGATCCTGATACCGTAGGCCTGTTCCACGTCCCAGATGATGTCTGCCAATCCGAGAGAATCGACACCAAGCGCGGTCAATTCAGTGGCAGCCGTTAAATCGCCGACTATTAACGCGGTCTCTCCATCGCCGCCCTCCGATTCGACACGGTTCTTGATGATGCCAATGATTTCGCTTTCGAGTTGATCTACCATTCTGTTCCCTTTAGCTTGTGTTCGACGCACGGCGGCTCAAATTCCTGAGGCGGCCCGATACGAAAATTATCATCAGGCGTGCGCGACTGGCTTAGCCTAATGCCCGCAGAGCCGGACATCCGGCTGGTCTGTGCAGAAGCCTCCGATGACGAAGAACATCATTGGCCTCCCAATCGTGGGCAGCTTGTGCTACATATCAGTGGGATTGGTAAAATCGATTGTTTGGATGTCGGCCATCCGTGAAATGGATGTCTGTGACTAGCGGACGGCTATCCAGTGCACCAAGCACAACGACACATCTCTGCCGTAGATCACAACAATCAAATCGACTGCCGGCGCGAGTATGTTTCTCCCTGCTACATTGCGCTCATCCCCTCTGCGGCTCGGCGTTCTCATATTCACAGGCTGGATCCCTCTCATAAAAACAATCGATTTTACCAATCTGGGCGACTGCGATTAAAACGCTAAGCAGTCCGGATTGCGAGTGAGCAGCGCTGAGGTGTCGGCCGATAGAAGCACGAAACTAGCAAACGTCGAGCTCTGATCGAGTCATGAATGGAAGCTAACCATAGGTGATCAACGCTTAAGAGCAGCGCGCTCCCCAGACTAAGCAAGACGGCGGGCGAACATAATCCTCCGCTGAAACCACCACAACTGCTAAATGGAAACACGCCTGAATGACCCATTCCACGCTGCCGCCTCAGCCATTTGCAATCCTTGCAATGCCAAGGACCGGTACACACTACTTGGAAGAATTGGTGAACGAGCATCCGAATGTATTGAGTAACGGTGAATTGCTCAATACGTACGACACGAACTGGCCTGATAAAGAACGCCTGCTACTCAGCGATCGAGAGCTTCTTGAGCGTGCCTTCTTGCGCTATCCCCCACAAAGCGACAAGAAGGTGACCCATGTGGGTTGCAAGATCAACGAGCCTCAGTTTCAGGAGCGTCCGAGCTTTTTTGCCGAGCTGACCGCTTGGCCTGGACTTAAGGTTATCCTTGTGATTCGCAGAAACACATTAGAGTCGCTAAGATCGTTTGTGCAGGCAAGGCAAACCCGCCAGTGGCTCAAGTTCAAGTCGGACAGTTCAGCTCCTCCACCTCCGGTGATGTTGCCATTCGCCACCTGCGAAGCCTACTTCAAAGCTGCCGACGATTTCCACGCTCGAGTGGTGAACGCCTTTGATTCAAGCAGGATACGTTTAATCGAGTACGAGAGGCTCCTTCGCGATCCCCTCCCTTGCGTGGCAAAGGCCTTAGATTTCCTCGGCGCTCCTGCCCTACAGCTTGCTGATCGCGGTATTCTTCGGCGTCAAGAGACGCGTCCGTTGGACCAAACGGTACGGAACTTTCATGAGTTGCGGGTTCACTTCGCGAATGGACCTTACGCGAGGTTCTTTGAGCTTGCGTAAGCGCTCATTTCCATGCGCGTTGACGCGGCCCGTTTGACCGGGGTCGCTGTGCGACGGCTGCATTGGATCAGGCAGCGACTGCTTTGGTGAAGTTGAAGGGCAAGAGATCGGTGATGTCAGTATCTGTTGCGCGCTGTGGCAATTCACTAAGCACGTGGCGCAAGTAGGCCAAGGGCTCGACGCCGCAGGCGCGACAGGTCAGCATGATGCTGTAGACGACAGCACTGGCCCTGGCTCCGTCCACGGTATCGCTGAACAGCCAGGATTTTCTTCCAGTGGCCATTGCAAGGTCATTCTACCCATATCGGCGAATATGTGACCATTCATTACCCACATCATCCGCTTTTTGGGAAGCGCGTGAGACGTCAGGGCGTCGATCATCGCAAAGGCGGGGCGGTCGCGCACATCGAGACGACGCCCGGTAATGTCATTGTCATTCCGACGTGGATGCTGGATCCGATTGCCTGTGCGGGCATGGAGATTGGCGAGCCCCGT
This genomic interval carries:
- the hsnA gene encoding host-specificity nodulation protein HsnA, with the protein product MVDQLESEIIGIIKNRVESEGGDGETALIVGDLTAATELTALGVDSLGLADIIWDVEQAYGIRIEMNTAEAWSDLQNVGDIVGAIRGLLTKGA
- the hsnD gene encoding host-specificity nodulation protein HsnD, encoding MTHSTLPPQPFAILAMPRTGTHYLEELVNEHPNVLSNGELLNTYDTNWPDKERLLLSDRELLERAFLRYPPQSDKKVTHVGCKINEPQFQERPSFFAELTAWPGLKVILVIRRNTLESLRSFVQARQTRQWLKFKSDSSAPPPPVMLPFATCEAYFKAADDFHARVVNAFDSSRIRLIEYERLLRDPLPCVAKALDFLGAPALQLADRGILRRQETRPLDQTVRNFHELRVHFANGPYARFFELA